In Malania oleifera isolate guangnan ecotype guangnan chromosome 8, ASM2987363v1, whole genome shotgun sequence, a single window of DNA contains:
- the LOC131161437 gene encoding chaperone protein dnaJ 11, chloroplastic-like produces the protein MISASTFSSHFIGSRVALSPAPLPAASYASPPSRVSAACIPVERPTAARPRIASSHLSLYEVLGVQAGATGQEIKAAYRRLARAVHPDVASESRKDASADDFIRIHAAYSTLSDPEKRADYDRRLQWQRRPVSYSPFVMSAMTGSRESIFSGRTRRTWETDQCW, from the coding sequence TGGCTCGCGAGTCGCGCTCAGCCCAGCTCCGCTGCCGGCGGCTTCCTACGCATCCCCTCCCAGCCGCGTCTCCGCCGCCTGCATCCCCGTCGAGCGCCCGACCGCCGCGAGGCCGCGCATCGCCTCCTCGCACTTGTCGCTCTACGAAGTGCTCGGGGTCCAAGCAGGCGCCACGGGCCAGGAGATCAAGGCGGCGTACAGAAGACTCGCCAGGGCCGTACATCCCGATGTCGCATCCGAGAGCCGGAAAGACGCCTCCGCTGACGACTTCATCAGGATCCACGCAGCGTATTCTACCCTGTCTGATCCAGAGAAGCGCGCCGACTACGATCGGAGACTCCAGTGGCAGCGGCGGCCGGTGAGCTATTCGCCGTTTGTGATGTCGGCGATGACCGGTTCGCGGGAATCAATATTTTCCGGCCGCACGCGCCGCACGTGGGAGACCGATCAGTGCTGGTAG